The nucleotide sequence CCAATCGAGCCATTTCTTAAAAACGACATAATCAGAAAAATCTAAATCAGCAAAATCGTCTGGAAGGGGGACGTGCTTAATAGCGCTTTCTATCTCAGCAACTATTTTATGATAGGCATTGCTAACTCGCAAAAAATCTGCCCACAGTTCATAATATTTCTTAGACTTCTCATCCATACATGCCTCTTTTGGAATTTCTTCGATTTTAAACTTAATCCATAGCTAAGGTTTTAAGCACTCACTTACCGTGATGGGATGTCACAGGATGCCCACATCCCCCAAAGGGCCAACCTTCAACAGGAACTCGGCCGCCCCCTCTCCGTCGACGATGTCGCGGAGCTGCTTGCCCTTGACCCGCGCACCATCAGGAAATACGCTGAGGCATTGGGTGGAGTCCGGGTAGCCGGACGGCTGCGGTTCTTTGAAAACCGGATTAGGAGTTACATCGATGCCAGCACTGTGCAAGCGTCGAGGCAAGGACCGTTGGCGAGCCCAAGTCAGAATGGACGGAAAATCCGTCGCGATCAAGTGGTTCGGCAGCGGAGCGAAGGGCGGCAAGGAGTACAGACAAGCGGTCGCCTGGGAGGAGGAAACCCGAAAGGCGCTGGAGGCGATGCCCGAGCCCGAGATCCCCACGGTGTCTTTGACGATTCGTGATTGGGCAAATGCCTACCTGGATGAGGTGCAGCGCCGCAGGGCAAAATCCACGTACTCGGAGGCCAGAACGGCTTTCAAGTACCTTGGGCGCACCCTTGGGCCGGATTTTGAGATGTCCAGCCTCACTCCGACAGAAGCGCTCAAGCACCTCGACATCCAAAACGACACTCGGTCCGGCAGCGCGGCTAACAAGGATCGGAAGAACCTATCCCGGGGATGGAATTGGGCGAAGAAATTTCTCCCCAATTTCCCCCAGACACCAAATCCCTTCCTCCAGGTCGACCGCTACCCGATCACGCGCAAACCCCGCTATGTCCCGCCTGAAGTTGATTACTGGAAAGTGATGGCGACCCTTGAGGGCCAGGACGAAGTTATGCTGACCGCCTTTTTCCACCTTGGAGCCCGCCGGGGAGAAATCTTCCGGCTCAAGTGGGCTGATGTGGATTTCGGCGGCGAACGCGTCAGACTGGCCACGAGAAAGACCGCTGACGGCAGCTACAAGCACGACTGGATCCCGATGACGCAGGAACTCAAGGCTCGGCTCATGTGGTGGTGGGAAAACCGCCGGCACAAGCAGAGCGAGTACGTCTTCACCGTCACGGGAGATTATCGGTTTGAGAACCAGTGGGAAGGGGAGCCCTTCCGCTACCGCCAGCACTTCATGGATAAGCTGTGTGAACGGGCCGGAGTAAAACCGTTTGGCTTCCATGCCATCCGGCACTTGTCGGCGGTGGTCCTGTACCAAGCTGGCTACCCGGTAGCCATGATCCAGGCCATTCTCCGGCACGACAACGCGACCACCACGGAGAAGTACCTGAAGCGCCTTGGGCTGGACCCCGACAAATTGAAGACGGCTGTGAAGGCTTTCGAGAATCGTGGGCCGGCCAAGGTCATCCCGTTCGAAACCAATAAAAAAGCCCCCGGCAGTATGAGTGCCAGGGGCTAAGAGGAAGGATGCTACCCACCAGGGCTACCCACCCTGAGGGAATGAGGTCCGACTTGACGTAACCTCTTAGAATCGCTTGGCGTCCCCAAGGGGATTTGAACCCCTGTTACCGGCGTGAAAGGCCGATGTCCTGGACCAGGCTAGACGATGGGGACGTTTCTTTTTTCTTGGCTGGGGGACTAGGATTCGAACCTAGGTTGGTGGAGTCAGAGTCCACAGTCCTGCCGCTAGACGATCCCCCAGCAGCCAAGAAGCAGTGTTTTACTCCGGTCCCAGCTCCCCGTCAAGAACTTTTTTCAAACTTTCTCGACGAACCCTAAGCCTTGGCCAGACGACGGGTGCGCTTTTTCAGCTTGTTGATCTGACGGCGCAGAATCTCCTTCTGCTTACGGGTGCCGTCGCCAGAAACCTCGGTGCGAGCCGTACGCAGCGAGCGCATCTTGCTCTTCATCGACAGGATCTTCGTCTTGTACGGAGAAACCTTCGGTCCGTCCTCGCCGCCAATGCCCAGAACTTCCTTGATCTGCACCAGGAGTTCGTCCTTGCCCAGACCAGAAGCGCCGGTCACCTGGGGGATCTGCTTGAGCACCAACTCGCGCAGTTCCTTGGCCGTCATCTTGTCCAGGGGCTTCTTCAGATCAAGCTGCAACCCTTCGCTCATGTTCGCCTCCAAAAAAATGATATCTCGCCTTGTCGGTTCGCCTAGCCCCGCTTCGCGCGGCGCGCCTTGCGTCGCCCGCCCGAACCGGAACCCGGACCGGATTCGAAGTACGCCACATATTTGGCGTAACAGCGTCCGACCGGCGAGTTCGGATCAAGCTTCCCTACAAGCCCGCCCAGCCCTTCGGGCCGTACCTCGGCGGGCGTGGAAAAACGCGGCGGGATCGCCCGCAACGCATCCAAAGGAACCCGGCCTCCTAGCAGATCGAACCGCACCTTGTCAAAGGCTTCGTGGCCCAAAGCCGCATTGACCAGCGATAAAATCTCCGGAGCCGCGAAAACCATCTCCTGCAGCGCCACCGGATCGTCCGCGCCCAGGTACAGATCCCGCCGCTTGTGCCCCAGGGGACGCAGCAATTCCGCCGTCTCCGGCCCCACGATCTCGGCCCAGCGCCGGCAGACCTCAACGAAGTTGCGCTGGGCCGACGCTTCCTGGGCGGCCATGTACCGCTCCACGCTCTCGGACAACCGGCGCAGCATTTCGCCTTCTCCAAAAAGCGCGGGCCGCCAAAAAACGGCCCGCGCCGGAATGGTCGCTAGATCTTAAGCGCCGTGCGCAGATCGGCCGCGGCGTCGGTCACTTCCCAGGTGAACCCGGCCTGCTCACGGCCGAAGTGGCCGTAGCAGGACGTCGGCTTGTAGATGGGCCGCTTGAGGTCCAGGCGCTTGGAGATGTAGTAGGGGCGCAGGTCGAAAACCTCGCGCACGGCCTTGGTCAGGGCCTCGTCCGGGATGTCGCTGGAACCCATGGAAGTCACCAGCACCGACAGCGGCTCGGCCACGCCGATGCAGTAGGCGATCTGGACTTCGCAGCGTTTGCAGGCACCGCTGGCCACCATGTTTTTCGCCACATACCGGGCCATGTACGCGCCCGAGCGGTCCACCTTGGAGGGGTCCTTGCCCGAGAACGCGCCGCCGCCATGGTTGCCCATGCCGCCGTAGGTGTCCTGGATGATCTTGCGCCCGGTCAGGCCGCAGTCGCCCATGGGGCCGCCGATGACGAACCGGCCGGTGGTGTTGATGTAAATTTTGGTGTTCTTGTCCACCAGCGACTCGGGCAGGGTGTGGAAGATGACTTCCTTTTTCACCGCGTCGCACAGGTCGGCGTGGGAGATGTTCTCGGCGTGCTGGCTGGCCACGACCACGTTGTCGATGCGCACGGGCTTGCCGTCGACGTATTCCACGGCCACCTGGGTCTTGCCGTCGGGGCGCAGGAAATCAAGCACCCCGGACTTGCGCACCTCGGTCAACCGGCGCGACAGCTTGTGCGCCCAGTAGATGGGCGCGGGCATCAGCGTCTCGGTCTCGTCGCAGGCAAAGCCGAACATCATGCCCTGGTCGCCCGCGCCCTGGTCCTCGGGCTTGGTGCGCGACACGCCCTGGGCGATGTCCACGGACTGCTTGTCCACCGAGGAGATGACGGCGCAGGTTTCCCAGTCAAAGCCCATGGTGGAGCTGTTGTAGCCGATTTCCTTGACCGTCTCGCGCACGATGGACGGGAAGTCGGCGTAGGCCTTGGTGGTGATTTCGCCGGCGATGAAAGCCAGGCCGGTGGTGACCAGGGTTTCGCAGGCCACGTGGGCGTCGGGATCCTGGGCCAGGATGGCGTCGAGAATGCCATCGGAAATCTGGTCGGCGACCTTGTCCGGATGGCCCTCAGTCACGGATTCCGAGCTGAAAAGATACCGGCCTTTGGCGTTGATCATACGGGATATCCTCCTTGAGCCGGCCGCCTCTGTGCTGGCGACGTCAGCTCCAATGCAATATATCTACGTTGTTGGGAACTGAAATTCGAGTCTCTACCCTTGGAGACGCAAAAAAGCAACCCGAGACGCCATGACGTTAACGCGGCAAATCCGCGGCAAGGCGGTTGTCGATAAGCCGCACGGCGCTAAACCGCACCGCCGTCGCAAAAAGCGCCGGCCGGTCAATGGGTTCCACCATTTCCAGGCTGTCGGGATCGACGCAGGACAGATAGTCGATCTCCCCCAGCGGCACATGGGCCGCATAGTGCGCCCGCACCGCGTCCAGGATGCGGCCGGCCGCCGTCTCGCCGTCCCGGACCATGGCCTCGGCCAGGGCAAGCCCCTGGTTGATGCCCGGGGCTTGCTCCCGCTCCTGCGGCGTCAACCGGACGTTGCGCGACGACAGCGCCAGTCCGTCGGCCTCGCGCACGATGGGGCCGCCCACGATCTCCACGCCAAAACCCAGGTCCGCGTTCATGCGCCGGAGAATGGCGAGCTGCTGCCAGTCCTTTTGCCCAAAGACCGCCACGGTCGGGCGCACCAGCAAAAAGAGCTTGGACACCACCGTGCACACGCCCCGGAAATGGGTCGGCCGCGACGCGCCGCACAGATGCCGGGCCAAGGTCGGCACTTCCACCCAGGTGGCGGCGGCCGGCTCGTACATGGCCTCGGGGCTTGGCGCAAAAAGCACATCCACTCCGGCCGCCTTGGCCAAGGCGGCGTCGCGCTCCAGATCGCGGGGATAGGCGTTGAGATCCTCGCCCGGCCCGAACTGGGTGGGATTGACGAAAACGCTGGCCACCACCGTCTCGGCCCGCCCCCGGGCCAGACGCATGAGGCTTTCGTGGCCGGCGTGCAGATAGCCCATGGTGGGCACGAAGCCGACGCTACGGCCCTGGCGCGTCCACTGCCCGGCAAGTTCCCGCAAGGCCGAAGGTTCCTTGATGATCTCCACGGCAAGCCTCCTTTGACTTCCGCGCGACAACTAATACCGGCCCGGAAAACTGTAAAGCCGGCCATGACAAATGCCCCGGCCCCGGGTATGTTCGGCCCATCCCATCGCCAAGGAGACCCGCATGTTCCAACGCCGCCTGCTCGCCGCCGCCCTCATCGCGGCCACGACCTGCCTTTCGCCCCTGGCCGCCAAGGCCGCCAAACCGGCCCCGGCCGAGGCTACCGAAAATCCCCCCACCCTGTCCGCCGCCGCCCTGCTCCCCGACCCCGTGCTGGTCGGCCCCAACCACAGCGTGGACGACAAGGTGGTCAACGACGGCTACATCAATACCTATATCATCCATACGCCCAAATCCGGCGACCTGCGCGTGGAATCCACGGCCAAGCTCTACGCCACCATCCAGGAACTCAACGCCGCCGCCGCCATGGACCAGGTCAACGCCGGGGCCGAAATCGGCAAATCCGTGGCCAAGTCCGCCGCCGGAGCC is from Solidesulfovibrio magneticus RS-1 and encodes:
- the panC gene encoding pantoate--beta-alanine ligase, producing MEIIKEPSALRELAGQWTRQGRSVGFVPTMGYLHAGHESLMRLARGRAETVVASVFVNPTQFGPGEDLNAYPRDLERDAALAKAAGVDVLFAPSPEAMYEPAAATWVEVPTLARHLCGASRPTHFRGVCTVVSKLFLLVRPTVAVFGQKDWQQLAILRRMNADLGFGVEIVGGPIVREADGLALSSRNVRLTPQEREQAPGINQGLALAEAMVRDGETAAGRILDAVRAHYAAHVPLGEIDYLSCVDPDSLEMVEPIDRPALFATAVRFSAVRLIDNRLAADLPR
- a CDS encoding tyrosine-type recombinase/integrase; amino-acid sequence: MPALCKRRGKDRWRAQVRMDGKSVAIKWFGSGAKGGKEYRQAVAWEEETRKALEAMPEPEIPTVSLTIRDWANAYLDEVQRRRAKSTYSEARTAFKYLGRTLGPDFEMSSLTPTEALKHLDIQNDTRSGSAANKDRKNLSRGWNWAKKFLPNFPQTPNPFLQVDRYPITRKPRYVPPEVDYWKVMATLEGQDEVMLTAFFHLGARRGEIFRLKWADVDFGGERVRLATRKTADGSYKHDWIPMTQELKARLMWWWENRRHKQSEYVFTVTGDYRFENQWEGEPFRYRQHFMDKLCERAGVKPFGFHAIRHLSAVVLYQAGYPVAMIQAILRHDNATTTEKYLKRLGLDPDKLKTAVKAFENRGPAKVIPFETNKKAPGSMSARG
- a CDS encoding DUF721 domain-containing protein, which codes for MLRRLSESVERYMAAQEASAQRNFVEVCRRWAEIVGPETAELLRPLGHKRRDLYLGADDPVALQEMVFAAPEILSLVNAALGHEAFDKVRFDLLGGRVPLDALRAIPPRFSTPAEVRPEGLGGLVGKLDPNSPVGRCYAKYVAYFESGPGSGSGGRRKARRAKRG
- the metK gene encoding methionine adenosyltransferase, coding for MINAKGRYLFSSESVTEGHPDKVADQISDGILDAILAQDPDAHVACETLVTTGLAFIAGEITTKAYADFPSIVRETVKEIGYNSSTMGFDWETCAVISSVDKQSVDIAQGVSRTKPEDQGAGDQGMMFGFACDETETLMPAPIYWAHKLSRRLTEVRKSGVLDFLRPDGKTQVAVEYVDGKPVRIDNVVVASQHAENISHADLCDAVKKEVIFHTLPESLVDKNTKIYINTTGRFVIGGPMGDCGLTGRKIIQDTYGGMGNHGGGAFSGKDPSKVDRSGAYMARYVAKNMVASGACKRCEVQIAYCIGVAEPLSVLVTSMGSSDIPDEALTKAVREVFDLRPYYISKRLDLKRPIYKPTSCYGHFGREQAGFTWEVTDAAADLRTALKI